A stretch of Oncorhynchus mykiss isolate Arlee chromosome 26, USDA_OmykA_1.1, whole genome shotgun sequence DNA encodes these proteins:
- the LOC110526863 gene encoding forkhead box protein B1-like, with protein MPRPGRNTYSDQKPPYSYISLTAMAIQSCPEKMLPLSEIYKFIMDRFPYYRENTQRWQNSLRHNLSFNDCFIKIPRRPDQPGKGSFWALHPSCGDMFENGSFLRRRKRFKLMMMASEHLAQSKPSDAAHYLQQQAKLRLSALAASGTHLPQMSGYNIGVSHQPSTFKHPFAIENIIAREYKMPGGLAFSTMQSMSAGYPLHNQLTTAWPHMYSSSVMDTVAPISMASDYSAYGMPLKSICYGAQSLPAIPVPIKPTPTSMPGLSALPTHIPAFLANSPQSLSPTSPQTATSQSSPATPSETLINPASSAMQSVVSVH; from the coding sequence ATGCCTCGTCCGGGGAGAAACACGTATAGCGACCAGAAACCTCCCTATTCCTACATCTCCCTGACCGCCATGGCTATCCAGTCCTGCCCGGAGAAGATGCTCCCGCTCAGCGAGATCTACAAGTTCATCATGGACAGGTTCCCTTACTACCGAGAGAACACTCAGCGGTGGCAGAACTCCTTACGACACAACCTCTCTTTCAACGACTGTTTTATTAAAATCCCCAGGCGGCCGGACCAGCCGGGTAAAGGGAGTTTCTGGGCTCTCCATCCCAGCTGCGGGGACATGTTCGAGAACGGAAGTTTCTTGCGGCGTCGTAAACGCTTCAAGTTGATGATGATGGCGTCCGAGCACCTGGCGCAAAGCAAGCCGTCGGACGCTGCCCACTATCTCCAACAACAAGCCAAACTCCGACTGAGCGCTCTGGCTGCTTCCGGCACACATCTCCCGCAAATGTCCGGTTACAACATAGGAGTCTCTCACCAACCGTCAACTTTCAAACACCCGTTCGCAATCGAGAACATAATCGCCAGAGAGTATAAAATGCCAGGCGGGCTGGCCTTCTCCACCATGCAGTCTATGTCTGCTGGCTACCCGCTGCACAACCAGCTCACCACGGCCTGGCCTCATATGTACAGCTCCAGCGTCATGGACACGGTAGCTCCCATCTCCATGGCCAGTGATTATTCGGCCTACGGAATGCCCCTCAAGTCTATTTGCTATGGCGCGCAGAGTCTACCTGCCATCCCCGTGCCAATCAAGCCCACCCCTACTTCGATGCCAGGGCTCTCGGCTCTGCCAACACATATTCCAGCTTTCTTAGCGAACTCTCCCCAGTCTCTCAGCCCCACGTCTCCTCAGACAGCTACCAGCCAAAGCAGCCCTGCCACGCCGAGCGAAACGCTCATAAACCCGGCCTCTTCGGCCATGCAGTCCGTGGTGTCGGTGCACTGA